A stretch of the Alnus glutinosa chromosome 6, dhAlnGlut1.1, whole genome shotgun sequence genome encodes the following:
- the LOC133870953 gene encoding glycine-rich protein 5-like, with translation MGSLKPLALVALLISAFAAVVSESRVARKDLGLDLGGIGIGAGIGIGLGLGGGSGAGSGSGSGSGSGSGSGSGSGSGSASASGSGSGAGSEAGSYAGSRAGSGSGSGGNQGSSSGSGYGEGYGRGSGSGQGSGQGSGYGEGRGYGSGNGHGK, from the coding sequence ATGGGTAGTTTGAAGCCCTTGGCTCTGGTTGCTTTGCTTATTTCAGCATTTGCGGCTGTGGTGTCTGAAAGCCGAGTGGCAAGAAAGGACCTGGGATTGGACCTTGGTGGGATTGGTATTGGTGCTGGGATAGGCATTGGACTAGGACTAGGAGGTGGAAGTGGTGCAGGCTCCGGCTCAGGCTCGGGCTCCGGCTCAGGCTCGGGTTCTGGCTCTGGCTCAGGCTCGGGTTCAGCTTCTGCCTCAGGGTCAGGCTCTGGTGCAGGGTCAGAAGCAGGTTCATATGCTGGGTCTAGAGCCGGATCAGGATCAGGATCAGGAGGCAATCAAGGATCAAGTTCGGGTTCTGGATACGGTGAGGGTTATGGCAGAGGCAGTGGCTCCGGTCAAGGCTCCGGCCAAGGTTCTGGTTATGGTGAAGGTCGTGGCTATGGGTCTGGGAACGGGCATGGAAAATGA
- the LOC133870789 gene encoding glycine-rich cell wall structural protein-like, translating to MAAFHLSLSLVALLFALSAIVSESRVARKDLGVDLGGVGIGARTGIDVGVGGSVGLGGGGSGSGSGSGSGSGSGSGSGSGSASGSGSGSSAGSEAGSYAGSRAGSGSGSSAGPEAGSRAGSGSGGNQEQGTGEGRGRGSGSGSGHGEGSGSGSGSGRGSGSGSGEGYGEGHGYGKGSGSGDAN from the coding sequence ATGGCTGCATTCCACTTATCTCTATCACTTGTTGCTCTGCTTTTTGCTTTGTCTGCCATTGTTTCTGAGAGTCGAGTTGCGAGGAAGGACCTGGGTGTGGATCTTGGTGGCGTTGGAATTGGAGCTCGAACAGGAATAGACGTGGGTGTAGGAGGCAGCGTGGGTTTAGGAGGAGGCGGCAGTGGCTCTGGGTCTGGCTCGGGCTCGGGTTCTGGCTCTGGCTCTGGCTCTGGCTCAGGTTCTGCTTCTGGGTCTGGTTCAGGGTCCAGTGCAGGCTCGGAAGCAGGTTCATATGCTGGGTCTCGAGCTGGATCTGGTTCAGGGTCCAGTGCAGGCCCGGAAGCTGGTTCTCGAGCGGGGTCAGGCTCAGGAGGAAACCAAGAACAAGGAACAGGCGAAGGCCGTGGACGTGGTTCAGGTTCAGGGTCTGGACATGGTGAGGGTTCTGGTTCTGGTTCTGGTTCTGGCAGAGGAAGCGGATCGGGCAGTGGTGAAGGTTACGGCGAGGGGCATGGCTATGGTAAAGGTTCCGGTAGCGGAGATGCCAACTAA